Proteins encoded by one window of Myripristis murdjan chromosome 1, fMyrMur1.1, whole genome shotgun sequence:
- the sart1 gene encoding U4/U6.U5 tri-snRNP-associated protein 1: MGSSKKHKEKSRDKDTEERRREHKKHRHKDRDRDTERDGGREKEKRKRSRSRDRSGRESRGKGERSSGEPRVKKEKADPGYEENTEVEPQSASGDASLSIEETNKLRAKLGLKPLELNETKKELGTKEEPIVAETINPAQIQQQKEIREKLAALKEKRILNQKLGKVKTLAEDDWLDDTAAWVERSRKLAKEKEMAEKRAKLLEEMDEEFGVSSLVEQEFGQSKSDAYTSRDLKGLTVQHKMESFAEGETVILTLQDKGVLEEEEDVLVNVGLVDKEKAEKNVELKKKKPDYKPYEEEESVDDMVTFKPRSVLSKYDEEIDGEKKKSFRLSAGGFAEGERERELQAIRESLRNQAQSLEMPSLTIASEYYTPQEMVGFKKTKRRVKKIRKKEKQTVAEELLLDDTRNSDFGSRSRGRGRRQAEDEDQEVKGEGSSLTQDVPQKSDDIRMAEMDISDEEDFAPPESAAIEEDEAEQELQKQLEKQRKLKQKQLLKDSGEKVLQQVERLDRGDHDNDPDRKNNIVFNATSEFCRTLGDIPTYGLSGNREDQEDIMDFEQEAERDDAGDSDSEMDENIGWSTVNLDEEQKQPDFSTASTTILDEEPIVNSGLAAALLLCKNKGLLDTQMQKIARVRAPKGALPNDNYCIEDKMTIDDKYSRREEYRGFTQDFKEKESYKPDVKIEYVDESGRKLTPKEAFRQLSHRFHGKGSGKMKTERRMKKLEEEALLKKMSSSDTPLGTVALLQEKQKSQKTPYIVLSGSGKSMNANTITK, encoded by the coding sequence ATGGGGtcgtccaagaaacacaaggaaaagaGCCGCGACAAAGACACAGAAGAGCGCCGTCGCGAACACAAGAAACATCGCCACAAGGACCGAGACAGAGACACGGAGCGAGATGGGGGTCGGGAAAAGGAGAAGCGAAAACGCTCCAGGTCGAGGGATAGAAGTGGACGGGAAAGTCGTGGCAAAGGCGAAAGGAGTAGCGGGGAGCCGCGGGTGAAGAAGGAGAAAGCTGATCCTGGGTATGAGGAGAATACGGAAGTCGAGCCACAGTCTGCAAGCGGGGATGCATCACTCAGCATTGAGGAGACAAACAAATTGAGAGCAAAGCTGGGCCTCAAACCTCTGGAGTTAAATGAAACCAAGAAGGAGCTTGGGACTAAAGAGGAGCCCATCGTGGCAGAGACTATCAATCCTGCTCAAATCCAGCAGCAGAAAGAGATAAGAGAGAAGCTTGCAGCTCTGAAAGAAAAACGCATCCTGAATCAAAAACTGGGAAAAGTCAAGACCCTAGCAGAGGATGACTGGTTGGATGACACAGCTGCTTGGGTGGAGAGAAGTCGCAAActggcaaaagaaaaagagatggcTGAGAAGAGAGCCAAACTTCTGGAGGAGATGGATGAGGAGTTTGGTGTGAGCAGTCTGGTTGAGCAAGAATTTGGGCAAAGCAAGAGTGATGCTTATACATCTCGAGATTTAAAGGGTCTCACTGTACAGCACAAGATGGAGTCATTCGCAGAGGGTGAGACTGTCATCCTGACACTGCAAGACAAAGGTGTGcttgaagaggaggaagatgtcCTGGTAAACGTGGGACTGGTGGACAAGGAGAAAGCTGAGAAGAATGTAGagttaaagaagaaaaagccaGATTACAAGCCatatgaagaggaggaaagtgTGGATGACATGGTTACGTTTAAGCCCCGCTCTGTACTGTCAAAATATGATGAGGAGATTGAtggggagaagaaaaagagtttCCGGCTGAGTGCAGGGGGCTTTGCTGAAGGGGAACGGGAGCGGGAGCTCCAGGCCATCAGAGAGAGTCTTCGAAACCAGGCTCAGTCCCTGGAAATGCCTAGTCTCACTATCGCCTCAGAGTACTACACACCCCAGGAAATGGTTGGCTTTAAAAAGACAAAGCGACGTGTGAAGAAAATCAGAAAGAAGGAGAAGCAGACAGTTGCCGAGGAACTTCTCCTTGATGACACACGCAACTCTGATTTTGGCTCTAGGTCCCGTGGTCGGGGCCGTAGGCAGGCGGAGGATGAAGACCAAGAGGTAAAAGGAGAAGGGAGTAGTTTGACACAAGATGTTCCCCAGAAGTCTGATGACATCAGGATGGCAGAAATGGATATAAGTGATGAAGAAGACTTTGCACCTCCTGAATCAGCTGCTATAGAGGAGGATGAGGCAGAGCAGGAGCTGCAGAAGCAACTGGAGAAACAAAGGAAGCTTAAACAAAAGCAGCTTCTCAAAGACTCTGGGGAGAAGGTGCTACAGCAGGTCGAAAGGCTCGACAGAGGTGACCATGACAATGACCCAGACAGAAAGAACAACATTGTTTTCAATGCTACCTCTGAGTTTTGCAGAACTCTGGGTGACATTCCAACTTATGGCCTTTCAGGCAACAGAGAGGACCAAGAAGATATTATGGATTTTGAacaagaggcagaaagagatgATGCAGGGGACTCAGACTCCGAGATGGATGAGAACATTGGATGGAGCACAGTTAATTTGGATGAAGAGCAGAAGCAACCTGATTTCTCCACAGCCTCCACCACCATCTTGGATGAAGAGCCCATAGTCAACTCTGGTCTAGCTGCTGCCTTACTGTTGTGCAAAAATAAAGGTCTGTTGGACACTCAAATGCAGAAAATAGCCCGTGTCAGAGCACCAAAAGGAGCCCTACCCAATGATAACTACTGCATTGAGGACAAGATGACCATTGATGACAAGTACAGTCGTAGAGAAGAGTACAGAGGCTTCACACAGGATTTCAAGGAGAAGGAGAGCTATAAACCTGATGTCAAGATTGAATATGTGGATGAGTCCGGGCGGAAACTCACTCCAAAAGAAGCTTTTAGACAGCTTTCGCATCGATTCCATGGGAAGGGGTCTGggaaaatgaagacagagaggaggatgaaaaaGCTGGAGGAAGAAGCACTGCTGAAGAAGATGAGCAGCAGCGATACTCCTCTGGGAACTGTGGCCTTGCTtcaggaaaaacagaaatctcAGAAAACACCATATATTGTTCTTAGTGGAAGTGGGAAAAGTATGAATGCAAATACCATTACCAAATGA